From the Billgrantia sulfidoxydans genome, one window contains:
- a CDS encoding Ldh family oxidoreductase — MSRTFEPAARVAAAALETFMQSALARCEVDEASCLAVARALVIASRMGTDSHGLRLLPHYVRAVQGGRIHPRPAMRFTRRLAGTGYLDADDGFGHLAGYTAIDHAIAMADEVGIGAVAVGRSSHFGAAGCYALEAAERGYVGLAVCNADALVSLHHGQGPFHGTNPIAFSAPVPGQSPYLLDMATSSIPWNRVQQYAAIGRELPPNVVVDAAGRLTTDAALAASLLPLGGADFGFKGAGLAGMVEVLSATLTGMVHGFRMLPMGGEDMSTPRGVGHFFLVMRPDAFVEREVFDRGMLAYLADLRAQPALAGEEVLAPGDREWRCQANRDAEGIPLDSANVAAYAELAERLSIAPLI; from the coding sequence ATGTCCCGCACTTTCGAGCCCGCCGCACGGGTTGCCGCTGCGGCCCTGGAGACCTTCATGCAGAGCGCACTGGCCCGCTGCGAGGTCGACGAGGCGTCGTGCCTGGCGGTAGCCCGGGCCCTGGTGATCGCATCGCGCATGGGCACCGACAGCCATGGCCTGCGCCTGCTGCCGCACTACGTGCGCGCCGTGCAGGGGGGGCGCATCCACCCACGCCCGGCCATGCGCTTCACCCGGCGCCTGGCAGGAACCGGCTACCTCGATGCCGACGACGGCTTCGGCCACCTGGCCGGCTATACCGCCATCGATCACGCCATCGCCATGGCCGACGAAGTCGGCATCGGGGCGGTGGCGGTAGGCCGCTCCTCGCACTTCGGCGCGGCGGGCTGCTACGCCCTGGAGGCGGCCGAGCGCGGCTACGTGGGGCTCGCGGTGTGCAACGCCGATGCCCTGGTCAGCCTGCACCACGGCCAGGGCCCGTTCCACGGCACCAACCCCATCGCCTTCTCCGCGCCGGTGCCCGGACAATCGCCCTATCTGCTCGACATGGCGACCAGCTCGATTCCCTGGAACCGGGTCCAGCAGTATGCCGCCATCGGGCGCGAGCTGCCGCCCAACGTGGTGGTCGATGCGGCGGGGCGGCTCACCACCGATGCCGCCCTTGCCGCTTCGCTGCTGCCGCTGGGCGGCGCCGACTTCGGCTTCAAGGGGGCGGGGCTCGCCGGCATGGTGGAAGTGCTCAGCGCGACCCTGACGGGCATGGTGCATGGCTTCCGCATGCTGCCGATGGGCGGCGAGGACATGAGTACGCCGCGCGGCGTGGGCCACTTCTTCCTGGTCATGCGCCCCGATGCCTTCGTCGAGCGCGAGGTCTTCGATCGCGGCATGCTGGCTTACCTGGCGGACCTGCGCGCGCAGCCCGCCCTGGCGGGCGAGGAGGTGCTGGCGCCCGGCGACCGCGAGTGGCGCTGCCAGGCAAATCGCGATGCCGAGGGCATTCCGCTCGATTCGGCCAACGTGGCGGCCTATGCCGAGCTGGCCGAGCGGCTCTCGATCGCGCCGTTGATTTAG
- a CDS encoding TRAP transporter large permease, with protein MPELSSAQRKGAVVPPLIIALAVAFCVLMAVMGYYLTFLFAAMFTMLVMGFPIAVSLAGSCLLYVYLTGRVPDIVVAHRMINGIDSFPLLAIPFFILAGNLMNHGGITTRIFDFARALMGWMRGGLGHVNVGASIVFSGMSGAAVADAGGLGTIEIKAMRDAGYDQEFAVGITAASSTIGPIIPPSLPMVIYGVMAGASVGQLFAAGLIPGLLMGASLMIMIAILARRRGYPRDASFSPRLVWQTFKRAFLSLLTPVIIVGGIISGAFTPTESAIAAVVYALILGTVVYRILTWRRLLKVSMETIETTAVILLIVAAASIFAWILTSNQVTRHVMELLGPFSDNPIAILLLINLVLIVVGCFMETIAAITILVPVLLPLAVNAGVDPVHFGVIMVLNLMIGLLTPPVGMVLYVLSRVSNISFEKCMRGTLPFLVPLVIALLLVTFIPAISMWLPTLVYR; from the coding sequence ATGCCTGAGCTATCGAGCGCGCAGCGCAAGGGGGCGGTCGTGCCGCCGCTGATCATCGCCCTGGCGGTCGCCTTCTGCGTGCTCATGGCGGTCATGGGCTACTACCTGACGTTTCTGTTCGCCGCCATGTTCACCATGCTGGTGATGGGCTTCCCCATTGCCGTCAGCCTGGCGGGCTCGTGCCTGCTCTATGTGTACCTCACCGGCCGGGTGCCCGACATCGTGGTCGCGCATCGCATGATCAACGGTATCGACAGTTTCCCGCTGCTGGCGATCCCGTTCTTCATCCTGGCCGGCAACCTGATGAACCATGGTGGCATCACCACCCGGATCTTCGACTTCGCCCGTGCGCTGATGGGCTGGATGCGCGGTGGGCTGGGGCACGTCAACGTCGGTGCCAGCATCGTGTTCTCGGGCATGTCGGGAGCGGCGGTGGCCGATGCCGGTGGACTCGGCACCATCGAGATCAAGGCCATGCGCGACGCCGGCTACGACCAGGAGTTCGCGGTCGGCATCACCGCGGCCTCGTCGACCATCGGCCCGATTATCCCGCCCAGCCTGCCGATGGTGATCTACGGTGTGATGGCCGGTGCCTCGGTGGGGCAGCTGTTCGCCGCCGGCCTCATCCCGGGGCTGCTGATGGGCGCGAGCCTGATGATCATGATCGCCATCCTCGCCCGGCGGCGCGGCTACCCCCGCGATGCCTCGTTCTCCCCGAGGCTGGTGTGGCAGACCTTCAAGCGTGCCTTCCTGTCGCTGCTGACGCCGGTGATCATCGTCGGCGGCATCATCTCGGGGGCCTTCACGCCGACCGAATCGGCCATCGCCGCGGTGGTCTATGCGCTGATCCTCGGCACCGTGGTCTACCGCATCCTGACCTGGCGGCGGCTGCTCAAGGTCAGCATGGAGACCATCGAGACTACCGCCGTGATCCTGCTGATCGTCGCCGCCGCCTCGATCTTCGCCTGGATCCTGACCAGCAACCAGGTCACCCGCCATGTGATGGAGCTGCTGGGGCCGTTTTCCGACAACCCCATCGCCATCCTGCTGCTGATCAACCTGGTGCTGATCGTGGTCGGCTGCTTCATGGAAACCATCGCCGCCATCACCATCCTGGTGCCGGTGCTGCTGCCGCTGGCCGTGAACGCCGGCGTCGATCCGGTGCACTTCGGCGTGATCATGGTGCTCAACCTGATGATTGGCCTGCTGACCCCGCCGGTGGGCATGGTGCTCTACGTGCTCTCGCGGGTCTCGAACATCTCCTTCGAGAAGTGCATGCGCGGCACGCTGCCGTTCCTGGTGCCGCTGGTGATCGCGCTGCTGCTGGTGACCTTCATCCCGGCCATCTCGATGTGGCTGCCCACGCTCGTGTATCGCTGA
- a CDS encoding TRAP transporter small permease codes for MSDDTLPPEAGSIDPVEADDFDYKAYGWEDWPTLVIFWVLACVVFLQFFSRYVIGSSVGWTEEIARYLLIVVGFLGSAMAARKNSHIAVEFFYRYMPGDVGRAMSMLVDVGRSVFYAAGVWISYGLAAKTNAMMVSIDVPKDVIYYIVMVGFMLMLVRSLQVTVRHWREGESELTTAKDR; via the coding sequence ATGTCTGACGATACCCTGCCACCCGAGGCAGGCAGCATCGACCCCGTCGAGGCGGACGACTTCGACTACAAGGCGTACGGCTGGGAGGACTGGCCGACGCTGGTGATCTTCTGGGTGCTGGCCTGCGTGGTGTTCCTGCAATTCTTCAGCCGCTACGTGATCGGCAGCTCGGTGGGCTGGACCGAGGAGATCGCCCGCTACCTGCTGATCGTGGTGGGCTTCCTGGGCAGCGCCATGGCCGCGCGCAAGAACTCCCACATCGCCGTGGAGTTCTTCTATCGCTACATGCCGGGTGACGTCGGCCGGGCGATGTCGATGCTGGTGGATGTCGGCCGCAGCGTCTTCTATGCCGCGGGCGTGTGGATCAGCTACGGCCTGGCGGCCAAGACCAACGCGATGATGGTGTCGATCGACGTGCCCAAGGACGTCATCTACTACATCGTGATGGTCGGCTTCATGCTGATGCTGGTGCGTTCGCTGCAGGTGACGGTCCGCCACTGGCGCGAGGGCGAGAGCGAGCTGACCACGGCGAAGGACCGATGA
- a CDS encoding sialic acid TRAP transporter substrate-binding protein SiaP codes for MVKQSNRQWSRWLSTSLLITGLSAAGAASAESLNFAHVYETSEPYHEWALWAADEIEQRTDGRYTIEVHPASSLGKEEDINEGLTLGTVDIIYTGSQFAGRAYGPIGIAGAPYMFRDFDHWQAYAESDLFQEIAQGYQDQTGNVPVALNYYGERHVTSNRPIMTPEDMRNLKIRTPNAPMYMMFPEAVGANPSPIAFDEVYLALQQGVVDAQENPLPTIRAKAFYEVQDHINLTGHITDSLLTIIGGPLWDRLSEEDREIFREVYQEAGKKITADIQQQEQELVAWFEEQGVTVNEVDREPFREAVIPEHNGDDATWDQETYDRLQEIGQ; via the coding sequence ATGGTCAAGCAGAGCAACCGCCAGTGGAGTCGTTGGCTGTCGACCTCGCTGCTGATAACGGGGCTGAGCGCCGCGGGGGCGGCCAGCGCCGAGTCGCTCAACTTCGCTCACGTCTACGAGACCTCAGAGCCCTACCACGAGTGGGCACTCTGGGCGGCCGACGAGATCGAGCAGCGCACCGACGGTCGCTACACCATCGAGGTCCACCCCGCTTCGTCGCTGGGCAAGGAGGAGGACATCAATGAAGGCCTGACCCTGGGCACCGTCGACATCATCTATACCGGCAGCCAGTTCGCCGGCCGCGCCTACGGGCCGATCGGCATCGCCGGCGCCCCCTACATGTTCCGCGATTTCGACCACTGGCAGGCCTATGCCGAGAGCGACCTGTTCCAGGAGATCGCCCAGGGCTACCAGGACCAGACCGGCAACGTGCCGGTGGCGCTCAACTACTACGGCGAGCGCCACGTCACCTCCAACAGGCCGATCATGACGCCAGAGGACATGCGCAACCTCAAGATCCGCACGCCCAATGCGCCGATGTACATGATGTTCCCCGAGGCAGTGGGGGCCAATCCGTCGCCCATCGCCTTCGACGAGGTGTACCTGGCGCTGCAGCAGGGGGTGGTCGACGCCCAGGAGAACCCGCTGCCGACCATTCGTGCCAAGGCGTTCTACGAGGTGCAGGATCACATCAACCTGACCGGCCACATCACCGATTCGCTGCTGACCATCATCGGCGGGCCGCTGTGGGATCGCCTCTCCGAGGAGGATCGCGAGATCTTCCGCGAGGTGTACCAGGAGGCGGGCAAGAAGATCACCGCCGACATCCAGCAGCAGGAGCAGGAGCTGGTGGCCTGGTTCGAGGAGCAGGGCGTGACGGTCAACGAGGTCGATCGCGAGCCGTTCCGCGAGGCCGTCATTCCCGAGCACAACGGCGATGATGCCACCTGGGACCAGGAAACCTACGACCGGCTGCAGGAAATCGGCCAGTAA
- a CDS encoding four-carbon acid sugar kinase family protein — protein MNTRCEVAIVADDLTGALDAAAPFAERGMATRVAVSLEGLEAALADGGSAPRVVAVNTGSRHLDADTAARRTREAAERLHACQPRLLLKKVDSTLRGQVVAEAVALRRSGGRRLLVCPAVPSQGRSVVGGEVWVDGEPLAATAFSRDALSPPLAGPLDRAFAAGGVSLLRYVAEAGLPLPAGDCVADAADDATLARLATRLLDAPGEWLPVCAAGLAHALAQCLAPAQCRAWPPWASWPPSLPEPARALLAVGSRSPRARRQLDLLREAFPEVPCQPAFGPGGADGERGVRVIVPGVPAGLAPSAEAVATAMAEAVVAAGGDERGVLLFLSGGDVALAVLARLRGEYVELFGEWCPGVPLGLVNGDAGRPVMTKAGGFGAEALLVRLVEQVRHSSRVE, from the coding sequence GTGAACACGCGCTGCGAGGTGGCCATCGTCGCCGACGACCTGACCGGCGCACTCGACGCCGCGGCACCCTTCGCCGAGCGCGGCATGGCCACCCGAGTCGCGGTATCGCTGGAGGGGCTCGAGGCCGCGCTAGCCGATGGCGGGAGCGCTCCGCGGGTGGTGGCGGTCAATACCGGTTCGCGGCATCTGGATGCTGACACCGCCGCCCGGCGAACGCGGGAGGCCGCCGAGCGCCTGCATGCCTGCCAGCCGCGGCTGTTGCTGAAGAAGGTGGATTCGACCCTGCGCGGCCAGGTGGTGGCCGAGGCCGTGGCGCTGCGGCGTAGCGGCGGGCGGCGCCTGCTGGTGTGCCCGGCGGTGCCGAGCCAGGGCCGCAGCGTGGTCGGCGGCGAGGTGTGGGTCGATGGCGAGCCGCTCGCGGCCACCGCGTTTTCCCGCGATGCCCTGTCGCCGCCGCTGGCCGGACCGCTCGACCGCGCCTTCGCGGCGGGTGGCGTCTCGCTGCTGCGCTACGTTGCCGAGGCGGGCCTGCCGCTGCCGGCGGGGGATTGCGTCGCCGATGCGGCGGACGACGCAACACTGGCCCGGCTCGCCACGCGGCTGCTCGACGCTCCTGGCGAATGGCTGCCGGTCTGCGCCGCCGGCCTGGCCCATGCGCTGGCCCAGTGCCTGGCGCCGGCCCAGTGCCGGGCGTGGCCGCCCTGGGCGTCGTGGCCACCGTCGCTGCCCGAGCCGGCGCGTGCGCTGCTTGCGGTGGGCTCGCGGTCGCCACGTGCCCGGCGGCAGCTCGACCTGCTGCGTGAGGCGTTCCCCGAGGTTCCGTGTCAGCCGGCGTTCGGCCCGGGAGGCGCCGATGGCGAGCGCGGCGTTCGCGTCATCGTGCCTGGCGTGCCCGCGGGGCTGGCGCCGAGTGCCGAGGCGGTGGCAACGGCCATGGCCGAGGCGGTCGTTGCCGCGGGCGGGGATGAACGTGGGGTCCTGCTGTTCCTCTCCGGCGGCGATGTCGCCCTGGCCGTGCTGGCGCGGCTCCGCGGCGAGTACGTCGAGCTGTTCGGCGAGTGGTGCCCGGGGGTGCCGTTGGGGCTCGTGAACGGCGACGCCGGGCGGCCGGTGATGACCAAGGCGGGCGGCTTCGGTGCGGAAGCGCTGCTGGTCCGGCTGGTCGAGCAGGTTAGACATTCGTCGCGGGTGGAGTGA